A single genomic interval of Daucus carota subsp. sativus chromosome 1, DH1 v3.0, whole genome shotgun sequence harbors:
- the LOC135150862 gene encoding uncharacterized protein LOC135150862 yields MSGRTAEQMRWYKNRIVTDGVITHPADGDEWKEFDRNYPDFALEGRNVRIGLATDGFPPIAMKRYLEICAEKGIDPKKTQIRSWIDAVGLKKNKILGFPKLRASDIIGYKGRRATRKGEGGSGRSTLTRLRDDLLMRVVDETLAHARSHPQDYQLTADQIQLLAQDFVDGESHLPADHPITQQLQNQIIQVMVDVLNHLYKTQGPGKVKGKAHAEDDGDDHDEGGGDSDDNDNDGDGDVGSYKRSDGAIRITG; encoded by the exons ATGTCTGGACGTACTGCTGAACAAATGCGGTGGTACAAAAATAGAATTGTGACAGATGGAGTCATAACTCACCCTGCAGATGGAGATGAATGGAAAGAATTTGATAGGAATTATCCTGATTTTGCACTAGAAGGACGTAATGTAAGAATTGGGCTTGCAACTGACGGTTTCCCCCCTATAGCAATG AAGCGCTACTTGGAGATATGCGCAGAGAAGGGCATCGATCCTAAAAAAACTCAGATTCGAAGTTGGATAGATGCTGTTGGTCTAAAGAAGAATAAAATTCTGGGATTTCCTAAGCTTCGAGCTTCTGATATTATCG GCTATAAGGGACGTAGGGCGACCAGAAAAGGTGAGGGAGGGTCGGGAAGATCTACTCTCACTCGCCTACGCGATGATCTGCTTATGCGTGTAGTTGATGAAACCCTTGCCCATGCTCGGTCACATCCTCAAGATTACCAACTAACTGCAGATCAAATTCAGCTTCTTGCACAAGATTTTGTGGATGGAGAGTCTCATCTCCCTGCAGACCATCCTATTACGCAACAACTTCAGAACCAGATCATCCAGGTGATGGTTGACGTACTCAATCATTTGTACAAGACGCAGGGTCCAGGCAAAGTAAAG GGGAAAGCACATGCTGAAGATGATGGTGATGATCATGACGAGGGTGGTGGCGATAGTGATGACAATGACAATGATGGCGATGGCGATGTTGGTTCCTATAAGAGATCTGATGGTGCAATTAGAATCACAGGGTAG